One stretch of Saccharopolyspora erythraea DNA includes these proteins:
- a CDS encoding NRAMP family divalent metal transporter, with the protein MQRSGRAGRSALLGAVFLMATSAIGPGFITQTTQFTVQLGAAFAFAILLSIVIDIAVQLNVWRVIGVSGKRAQDLGNSVLPGLGYVMAALVIFGGLVFNIGNVSGTSLGLDALFGLDVKIGGTISALIAIAIFLSRRAGIAMDRIVVFLGVLMIGLTLYVAIISKPPVGEALRQTVWPDRIDFLSITTLIGGTVGGYITYAGAHRLVDAGVTGPERVKSVSRSSVLSLLVTGVMRVVLFLAVLGVVAGGVALSGGNPTASAFQHAAGEAGLRLFGIILWAASITSVIGAAYTSVSFLVTFSPRLERIRNWLVVAFVAISTAVFLLLDQAPVTLLVLAGALNGLILPVGFGVLLWVAIRRQDLLGGYRYPRWLLAIGVVAWLLTVYLGVNSLGGIAALWK; encoded by the coding sequence ATGCAAAGATCCGGCCGTGCCGGCCGCAGCGCCCTGCTGGGCGCGGTGTTCCTGATGGCAACCAGCGCCATCGGTCCGGGGTTCATCACCCAGACCACGCAGTTCACGGTGCAGCTCGGCGCTGCCTTCGCCTTCGCGATCCTGCTGTCGATCGTGATCGACATCGCCGTCCAGCTCAACGTCTGGCGGGTCATCGGCGTCTCCGGCAAGCGAGCCCAGGACCTCGGCAACAGCGTGCTGCCGGGCCTCGGCTACGTGATGGCCGCGCTCGTGATCTTCGGCGGGCTGGTGTTCAACATCGGCAACGTCTCGGGGACCTCGCTCGGGCTGGACGCCCTGTTCGGGCTGGACGTCAAGATCGGCGGCACGATCTCCGCGCTGATCGCCATCGCCATCTTCCTGAGCAGGCGCGCCGGGATCGCGATGGACCGCATCGTGGTCTTCCTCGGTGTGCTGATGATCGGGCTGACGCTCTACGTCGCGATCATCTCCAAGCCCCCGGTCGGCGAGGCGCTGCGCCAGACCGTGTGGCCGGACCGGATCGACTTCCTGTCGATCACCACGCTGATCGGCGGCACGGTCGGCGGCTACATCACCTACGCGGGTGCCCACCGGCTGGTCGACGCCGGGGTGACCGGGCCCGAGCGCGTCAAGTCGGTCAGCCGGAGTTCGGTCCTGTCCTTGCTGGTCACCGGTGTCATGCGGGTGGTCCTGTTCCTGGCGGTGCTCGGCGTGGTCGCGGGCGGTGTCGCCCTTTCGGGTGGAAACCCGACGGCGTCGGCGTTCCAGCACGCCGCGGGCGAGGCCGGACTGCGCCTGTTCGGCATCATCCTGTGGGCCGCCAGCATCACCTCCGTCATCGGCGCCGCCTACACCTCGGTGTCGTTCCTGGTGACGTTCTCGCCGCGGCTGGAGCGCATCCGCAACTGGCTGGTCGTGGCGTTCGTGGCGATCTCGACCGCGGTGTTCCTGCTGCTGGACCAGGCGCCGGTGACGCTGCTGGTGCTGGCGGGCGCGCTCAACGGCCTGATCCTGCCCGTCGGGTTCGGCGTCCTGCTGTGGGTGGCGATCCGCCGCCAGGACCTCCTGGGCGGATACCGCTACCCGCGCTGGCTGCTGGCGATCGGCGTGGTCGCGTGGCTGCTCACGGTGTACCTAGGGGTGAACTCGCTCGGCGGCATCGCCGCTCTGTGGAAGTGA
- a CDS encoding GNAT family N-acetyltransferase: protein MLIRDASEGDWAAVWPFMREIVAAGETFSWDRDIDEARARQRWFPAPPGRTVVAVDDGGNVVGTAVSGPNHEGPASHVATASFMVAPGHAGRGAGRALGRHVLDQAKADGFRAMQFNAVVETNTRAVALWRSLGMEIAATLPEAFNHPQHGYVGLHVMYQRF, encoded by the coding sequence ATGCTGATCCGCGATGCCTCCGAGGGTGACTGGGCCGCTGTCTGGCCGTTCATGCGAGAGATCGTCGCCGCGGGGGAGACGTTCTCGTGGGATCGCGACATCGACGAGGCGCGGGCGCGGCAGCGTTGGTTCCCGGCCCCGCCCGGCCGGACCGTCGTCGCGGTCGACGACGGCGGGAACGTGGTCGGGACGGCCGTATCGGGACCGAACCACGAAGGTCCCGCCTCGCACGTCGCCACGGCGAGCTTCATGGTCGCGCCGGGGCACGCCGGTCGTGGCGCGGGCCGCGCGCTGGGGCGCCACGTCCTGGACCAGGCGAAGGCGGACGGGTTCCGCGCCATGCAGTTCAACGCGGTGGTCGAGACGAACACCCGCGCGGTGGCGCTGTGGCGTTCGCTCGGGATGGAGATCGCCGCTACCCTCCCGGAGGCGTTCAACCACCCGCAGCACGGGTATGTCGGCCTCCACGTGATGTACCAGCGGTTCTGA
- a CDS encoding biotin-dependent carboxyltransferase family protein, whose translation MLEVLETGPLATVQDLGRPGLADIGVGVSGAADRGSLRLANRLLGNDEGAAAIEVTFGGLAVRAGRDLTIAVTGAPCPVTVDGRGEGANAVLRVAAGEEVRLGAPPCGLRSYLAVRGGIDVEPVLGSRSTDVMAGIGPAALRVGDTLPVGPAPAAFPVVDLAPVAPPPEDLVLDVVPGPREDWFTGEALEVLLTSVYEVTTESNRVGMRLDGPALTRSRSDELPSEGMVAGALQVPPASKPTLFLADHPVTGGYPVIAVVTSADVDRAAQARPGQRVRFRRAQDRSAKR comes from the coding sequence GTGCTGGAAGTGTTGGAAACCGGTCCGCTGGCCACGGTCCAGGACCTCGGCAGGCCCGGGCTCGCCGACATCGGCGTCGGCGTGTCGGGTGCGGCCGACCGGGGTTCGCTGCGGCTGGCGAACCGGCTGCTGGGCAACGACGAGGGTGCGGCGGCGATCGAGGTCACCTTCGGCGGCCTGGCGGTGCGGGCGGGGCGTGACCTGACCATCGCCGTCACGGGCGCGCCGTGCCCGGTCACCGTGGACGGACGAGGGGAGGGGGCCAACGCGGTGCTGCGGGTTGCGGCGGGCGAGGAGGTGCGGCTCGGCGCGCCGCCGTGCGGTCTGCGCAGCTACCTGGCGGTTCGCGGCGGGATCGACGTCGAACCGGTGCTGGGATCGCGGTCGACCGACGTCATGGCTGGCATCGGACCCGCGGCGCTGCGGGTCGGCGACACGCTGCCGGTCGGGCCGGCGCCCGCGGCGTTCCCGGTCGTCGACCTCGCGCCGGTCGCCCCGCCACCGGAGGATCTGGTGCTCGACGTCGTGCCGGGGCCACGCGAGGACTGGTTCACCGGCGAAGCGCTCGAGGTGCTGCTGACCTCGGTCTACGAGGTCACGACGGAGAGCAACCGGGTCGGCATGCGGCTGGACGGTCCCGCGCTGACCCGCAGCAGGAGTGATGAGCTGCCGAGCGAGGGCATGGTCGCCGGTGCCTTGCAGGTGCCGCCGGCGAGCAAGCCGACGCTGTTCCTCGCCGACCACCCCGTCACCGGCGGGTATCCCGTCATCGCGGTGGTGACCTCGGCGGACGTCGACAGGGCGGCGCAGGCCAGGCCCGGACAACGCGTCCGGTTCCGCCGCGCCCAGGACAGGAGTGCGAAGCGATGA
- a CDS encoding TMEM165/GDT1 family protein, translating into MLTGFAVSSAAIFVAELGDKSQLMAMTFATRYRAWQVLLGITLATTVVHAVSVLLGFGMGSALPTDWIGLVAGLAFLGFAAWTLRGDHLTEKEKGKAGRLAGSAVLAVTVAFFIAELGDKTMLATVTLAAQHDWLGTWIGSTLGMVLADALAIGVGLLLGKHLPERLIRYGAATLFAVFGALLTVDALLDLL; encoded by the coding sequence ATGTTGACCGGTTTCGCGGTGAGTTCCGCTGCGATATTCGTGGCCGAGCTGGGCGACAAGTCCCAGTTGATGGCGATGACCTTCGCGACCCGGTACCGGGCGTGGCAGGTCCTGCTCGGCATCACACTGGCGACCACCGTCGTGCACGCGGTCTCGGTCCTGCTCGGATTCGGCATGGGCAGCGCGCTGCCCACCGACTGGATCGGGTTGGTCGCGGGCTTGGCGTTCCTCGGCTTCGCCGCGTGGACCCTGCGCGGAGACCACCTCACCGAGAAGGAGAAGGGCAAGGCCGGGCGCCTGGCCGGCTCCGCGGTGCTGGCCGTGACCGTGGCGTTCTTCATCGCCGAGCTCGGCGACAAGACGATGCTCGCCACCGTCACGCTGGCTGCGCAGCACGACTGGCTCGGCACGTGGATCGGCTCGACCCTCGGCATGGTCCTGGCGGACGCGCTCGCGATCGGCGTCGGCCTGCTGCTGGGGAAGCACCTGCCCGAACGGCTCATCCGCTACGGCGCGGCGACGCTGTTCGCGGTGTTCGGCGCCTTGCTCACCGTCGACGCCCTGCTCGACCTGCTCTGA
- a CDS encoding 5-oxoprolinase subunit B family protein has translation MRVLRCADSGLLVELDDLDAVQALYAALSSSLPEGVTDLVPAARTLLLRLDPTRADPAEVERAVRSTRPGRNPRRSGGLVRVPVVYDGEDLAEVAKLTGLSEREVVQEHTSSEWTVAFGGFAPGFGYLSGGSPKLEVPRRSESRTRVPVGSVGLAGEFSGIYPRESPGGWQLIGRTDLEIWRVDRDPPALLRPGVRVRFEEVG, from the coding sequence ATGCGGGTGCTGCGCTGCGCCGACTCGGGACTGCTCGTCGAGCTCGACGACCTCGACGCGGTCCAGGCGCTCTACGCCGCGTTGTCGTCGTCGCTGCCGGAGGGTGTCACCGACCTGGTGCCCGCGGCTCGGACGTTGCTGCTGAGGCTGGACCCCACGCGGGCCGACCCGGCCGAGGTCGAGCGCGCGGTCCGCTCGACGCGTCCGGGGCGCAACCCGCGGCGAAGCGGGGGGCTGGTGCGCGTGCCGGTCGTCTACGACGGTGAGGACCTGGCCGAGGTCGCGAAGCTGACCGGGCTGTCCGAACGCGAGGTAGTGCAGGAGCACACGTCGTCGGAGTGGACCGTCGCGTTCGGCGGCTTCGCCCCGGGCTTCGGGTACCTCTCGGGTGGCTCGCCGAAGCTGGAGGTGCCCAGGCGGTCCGAGTCCCGGACGCGCGTACCTGTCGGATCGGTGGGGCTGGCGGGCGAGTTCAGCGGCATCTACCCGCGCGAGTCGCCCGGCGGATGGCAGCTGATCGGGCGTACCGACCTGGAGATCTGGCGGGTCGACCGAGACCCGCCCGCACTGCTGCGACCCGGAGTGCGGGTGCGGTTCGAGGAGGTCGGGTAG
- a CDS encoding LamB/YcsF family protein, with translation MDLNSDLAEGFGRWELGDDEALLGIVTSANVACGYHAGDATVIRGACEHAAARGVAVGAQVGYNDLAGFGRRFIDIAPRELTNDVIYQIGALRALARTAGTEVTYVKPHGALYNAIVHHREQAAAVVDAVRDYDPDLVVLGLPGSAWLELAEKAGLRTFREAFADRAYTPEATLVSRREPGAVLHDAEAIAERCVRIARGEPIEAVDGTLITVQADSICVHGDSPGAVRTAEAVRDRLTAEGVRLAAFVAPRGG, from the coding sequence GTGGATCTCAACTCGGACCTGGCAGAGGGCTTCGGCCGGTGGGAGCTCGGTGACGACGAGGCTCTGCTCGGCATCGTCACCAGCGCCAACGTCGCGTGCGGCTACCACGCCGGAGACGCCACGGTCATCCGCGGCGCGTGCGAGCACGCCGCCGCGCGGGGCGTGGCCGTCGGCGCGCAGGTCGGCTACAACGACCTGGCCGGTTTCGGGCGGCGGTTCATCGACATCGCGCCGCGCGAGCTGACCAACGACGTGATCTACCAGATCGGTGCGCTGCGGGCGCTGGCGCGCACGGCGGGCACCGAGGTCACCTACGTCAAGCCGCACGGCGCGCTCTACAACGCGATCGTGCACCACCGCGAGCAGGCGGCGGCCGTCGTCGATGCGGTGCGCGACTACGACCCCGACCTGGTGGTTCTCGGCCTGCCCGGATCGGCGTGGCTGGAACTGGCGGAGAAGGCGGGGTTGCGGACGTTCCGCGAGGCGTTCGCCGACCGCGCCTACACCCCGGAGGCGACGCTGGTGTCGCGCCGGGAACCGGGCGCGGTGCTGCACGACGCGGAGGCCATCGCCGAGCGGTGCGTGCGCATCGCGCGCGGCGAACCCATCGAAGCCGTCGACGGAACGCTGATCACCGTGCAGGCCGACTCGATCTGCGTGCACGGCGACAGCCCCGGCGCGGTGCGGACGGCGGAGGCGGTGCGCGACCGGCTCACCGCCGAGGGAGTGCGGCTGGCGGCGTTCGTCGCGCCGCGGGGCGGGTGA
- a CDS encoding IclR family transcriptional regulator, producing MSKTVAKAVQVLDTVAEGPRTVSELARGLGVHASTALRMLQPMLDAGLLARGSDGRYRLGLRLAELGQQVLEGIDLRSIARPHLIALAEATRATVHLSQLVDDRIVYVDKIEGAATIRTYSRIGRSVPLHTAAASKVIMAALSPERRKRLLAGHEFTRYTEHTITDPDQLDECLAEVARRGYATDEAEFEPLVHCVGVGVPDISGRVGAAVSLTTVRASRDSGELRRLAPHVRNTAMAIAADLGHQPS from the coding sequence ATGTCGAAGACCGTCGCCAAGGCTGTGCAGGTGCTCGACACCGTCGCCGAAGGGCCGCGAACCGTTTCGGAGCTGGCACGCGGGCTTGGTGTGCACGCGTCCACAGCGCTGCGGATGCTGCAACCGATGCTCGACGCCGGGCTGCTCGCGCGCGGTTCCGACGGGCGGTACCGCCTCGGGCTTCGACTCGCGGAGCTGGGGCAGCAGGTGCTGGAGGGCATCGACCTGCGGTCGATCGCGCGCCCGCACCTGATCGCGCTCGCCGAGGCGACTCGGGCGACCGTGCACCTCTCGCAGCTCGTCGACGACCGGATCGTCTACGTCGACAAGATCGAGGGTGCGGCAACGATCCGTACGTACTCGCGGATCGGGCGGTCGGTGCCGTTGCACACCGCGGCGGCGAGCAAGGTGATCATGGCCGCCTTGTCACCGGAGCGCCGCAAGCGGCTGCTCGCCGGGCACGAGTTCACCCGCTACACCGAGCACACGATCACCGATCCGGATCAGCTCGACGAGTGCTTGGCCGAAGTCGCTCGCCGTGGTTACGCCACCGACGAGGCGGAGTTCGAGCCGCTGGTGCACTGCGTCGGCGTCGGGGTCCCGGACATCAGCGGCCGAGTCGGCGCGGCGGTGTCGCTCACGACGGTTCGTGCGTCCCGCGACTCGGGCGAACTCCGGCGACTCGCACCGCACGTGCGCAACACCGCGATGGCGATCGCCGCGGACCTGGGCCACCAGCCGTCTTGA
- a CDS encoding saccharopine dehydrogenase family protein: MRAGTAPGPWTAQGPGGVVQGLDGVETEDTLRPRRTRRIAMAWMIYGANGYTGRLVAELALRRGERPVLAGRDAEKIAAFATPRGLPYRTFDLSDPDAVDAGLRDIEVVAHCAGPFSATSAPVVEGCLRGGVHYVDITGEIDVFEAVFARDEDARRAGVVLLPGAGFDVVPTDCLAAMVAAALPEATQLDLAFQAGGGISRGTLKSALEGAAMGGKARIEGEIRTVPMGWRSREVPFPSAQRRVTSLPWGDVSSAYRSTGIPNITTFAHLPGLDRAGKWSGLGQRVLGQSIVQRLGKAAIDTFVSGPGPRRRAGSWSEVFAEATDASGRSASAALITPNTYDFTADSVLRVISGLQAGEVAAGAHTPSTAFGADFVRRLHATKVIEPAR; this comes from the coding sequence ATGCGTGCGGGTACAGCACCCGGGCCCTGGACCGCGCAGGGCCCGGGTGGGGTCGTGCAGGGCCTGGACGGGGTGGAGACCGAGGACACCCTGAGACCGCGGCGGACGAGGAGGATCGCGATGGCCTGGATGATCTACGGCGCGAACGGCTACACGGGGCGGCTCGTCGCGGAGCTCGCGCTCAGGCGTGGGGAGCGCCCCGTGCTCGCTGGCCGCGACGCGGAGAAGATCGCCGCGTTCGCCACTCCCCGCGGCCTGCCGTATCGGACGTTCGATCTGAGCGACCCCGATGCCGTTGACGCCGGGTTGCGTGACATCGAGGTGGTGGCGCACTGCGCCGGTCCCTTCTCCGCGACCTCCGCGCCGGTGGTCGAAGGGTGCCTGCGCGGTGGCGTCCACTACGTCGACATCACCGGTGAGATCGACGTGTTCGAAGCCGTGTTCGCCAGGGACGAAGACGCCCGGCGCGCGGGTGTCGTGCTGTTGCCGGGCGCGGGCTTCGACGTCGTGCCGACCGACTGCCTCGCGGCCATGGTCGCCGCGGCGCTGCCCGAGGCCACGCAGCTCGACCTGGCGTTCCAGGCCGGCGGCGGCATCAGCCGCGGCACGCTGAAGAGCGCGCTCGAAGGCGCCGCGATGGGTGGCAAGGCCCGCATCGAGGGGGAGATCCGCACCGTGCCGATGGGATGGCGCAGCCGCGAGGTGCCCTTCCCGTCCGCGCAGCGGCGCGTGACGTCGCTGCCGTGGGGCGATGTGAGCAGCGCGTACCGCAGCACGGGCATTCCGAACATCACCACCTTCGCCCACCTGCCCGGACTGGACCGGGCGGGCAAGTGGTCCGGGCTGGGGCAGCGGGTCCTCGGTCAGTCGATCGTGCAGCGACTCGGCAAAGCCGCGATCGACACGTTCGTCAGCGGTCCCGGGCCCCGCAGGCGAGCCGGAAGCTGGAGCGAGGTGTTCGCCGAGGCGACCGACGCCTCCGGGCGCAGCGCCTCGGCGGCGCTGATCACCCCGAACACCTACGACTTCACCGCGGACTCCGTGTTGCGCGTGATCAGCGGCCTGCAGGCAGGCGAGGTCGCGGCGGGTGCGCACACGCCGTCCACCGCCTTCGGCGCGGACTTCGTGCGCCGTCTGCACGCCACCAAGGTCATCGAACCGGCCCGGTGA
- a CDS encoding VOC family protein: protein MVSVEFSADDAEGLARWWAAALGWRAEGSIVWPDGPGVALRFTSPATPKASKNGIHLDLRSEDHHDQRKTVERLFNAGAGFADIGQGDTVPWVVMSDPEGNELCVLEPREVYHDTGPLAAIVIDCADPHAQVGIWSSVTGQPVTHDEDDYAGLQLKSGPYLEFLRSPTGPEGRLRLLTGPVR, encoded by the coding sequence ATGGTCTCCGTGGAGTTCTCCGCAGACGATGCCGAGGGCCTCGCGCGCTGGTGGGCCGCTGCCCTGGGCTGGCGCGCTGAAGGGTCGATCGTCTGGCCCGACGGACCGGGTGTCGCGTTGCGCTTCACGTCCCCGGCCACACCGAAGGCAAGCAAGAACGGCATCCACCTCGACCTGCGCAGCGAGGACCACCACGACCAGCGCAAGACCGTCGAGCGCCTGTTCAACGCGGGCGCGGGGTTCGCCGACATCGGTCAGGGCGACACCGTGCCGTGGGTCGTGATGTCCGATCCCGAGGGCAACGAGCTGTGCGTGCTCGAACCTCGCGAGGTCTACCACGACACCGGGCCGCTCGCGGCGATCGTGATCGACTGCGCCGACCCGCACGCACAGGTGGGAATCTGGTCGTCGGTGACCGGGCAACCGGTGACCCACGACGAGGACGACTACGCCGGTCTCCAGCTGAAGAGCGGCCCGTACCTGGAGTTCCTGCGCAGCCCCACCGGACCCGAGGGCCGGTTGCGGCTGCTCACCGGGCCGGTTCGATGA
- a CDS encoding putative hydro-lyase, which yields MSPTAARAAFRAGLRVPTSGYSAGWTQANLIALPRDYAYDFLLFAQRNPKSCPVLDVTEPGETSASIFGGDLRTDLPAYRVYRDGELAEDVGDVTGLWRDDLVSFLVGCSFTFEAALLEAGVPVRHIETGGNVPMYRTNRDCRPAGRMSGPLVVSMRPVPASMVATAVRITSRYPAVHGAPVHIGEPADLGISDIDSPDFGEPVEIRPGEIPVFWACGVTPQAAVMHSRPPFAIGHAPGHMVITDARDSEFLVP from the coding sequence ATGTCACCCACCGCCGCCCGTGCGGCATTCCGCGCGGGCCTGCGAGTCCCCACCTCCGGTTACAGCGCGGGGTGGACGCAGGCGAACCTGATCGCGCTCCCGCGCGACTACGCCTACGACTTCCTGCTGTTCGCACAACGCAACCCGAAGTCGTGCCCGGTGCTGGACGTGACCGAGCCCGGCGAGACCAGCGCGTCGATCTTCGGCGGCGACCTGCGCACCGACCTGCCCGCCTACCGCGTCTACCGCGATGGCGAGCTGGCCGAGGATGTCGGCGACGTGACCGGGCTCTGGCGCGACGACCTCGTGTCGTTCCTCGTCGGATGCAGCTTCACCTTCGAAGCCGCGCTGCTGGAGGCGGGCGTGCCGGTGCGGCACATCGAGACCGGCGGCAACGTGCCGATGTACCGGACGAACCGCGACTGCCGGCCTGCGGGCAGGATGTCCGGTCCGCTGGTCGTGTCCATGCGTCCGGTGCCCGCGTCGATGGTCGCGACGGCCGTGCGGATCACGTCCCGCTACCCGGCCGTCCACGGTGCACCGGTGCACATCGGGGAGCCCGCGGACCTGGGGATCAGCGACATCGACAGCCCGGACTTCGGCGAGCCGGTGGAGATCCGGCCCGGTGAGATCCCGGTGTTCTGGGCCTGCGGCGTGACCCCGCAGGCGGCGGTGATGCACTCCAGGCCGCCCTTCGCCATCGGCCACGCGCCGGGCCACATGGTCATCACCGACGCCCGCGACAGCGAGTTCCTGGTGCCCTGA
- a CDS encoding YchJ family protein produces MNAIPLCPCGLGEPLADCCAPLHADKRRAATAEQLMRSRYSAFAVGDVAYLLNTWCPSTRPADLDLDPEQRWIRLDILDRVGGGPFDEEGTVHFRAHYRLHGQVGSLTENSRFKRTGKTWYYVDGDHD; encoded by the coding sequence GTGAACGCGATCCCTCTGTGCCCGTGTGGACTCGGCGAGCCGCTCGCCGACTGCTGCGCGCCGCTGCACGCCGACAAGCGTCGAGCGGCCACGGCCGAACAACTCATGCGCTCGCGGTACTCGGCCTTCGCCGTCGGCGACGTCGCGTACCTGCTGAACACCTGGTGTCCCTCGACCCGCCCGGCAGACCTCGACCTCGATCCCGAGCAGCGCTGGATCCGCCTCGACATCCTCGATCGCGTCGGAGGCGGACCGTTCGACGAGGAGGGCACCGTGCACTTCCGGGCGCACTACCGGCTGCACGGTCAAGTTGGGTCACTCACCGAGAACAGCCGTTTCAAGCGCACCGGCAAGACCTGGTACTACGTCGACGGCGACCACGACTGA